The Streptomyces cathayae DNA segment GCCCCACGGGTCGTGCCGGTCGGTGCCGTGGGTGCGGGCGGCGGGGACGCCGGGGCCCGGGACCCGTGGGCCGCACAGCGTCCGACGGCGCTGGTGCACGTCAGCGCCTCGGCGATCCTGCTCGGCCCCTGGGGAGGCGACGGCGAGGCTCCCGCCTGCGGCCGCTGCCTCGCCCTGCGGTGGCAGCGGCTGCGCAGCCGCAGTGAGCGCAACGCCCTGGAGACCGGCGGCGGCGACGGGCCCCGCCCGGCCGGCGCCTGGCCGCTGCTCACCGGCCACGTCCACGACACCGTGGCCGCGCTGTGCGAGGCCCTGCTGCACGGGCCGCGCCCGGTGCCTCCCGCCGAGCACCCCGCGGACCGCGCCCTGCCCCAGGTGACCCGGCTGGATCTGACGCACCTGACGGTCAGGACGTATCCGCTGCTCGCCGACCCGATGTGCCCCCACTGCGGTCCCCGCGTCCGGCCCCGGGCGGCGGACGAGGTCGAGCCGCTCACCCTCGCTCCGCGTCCCAAGCCGGATCCCGGCGCCTACCGGCTGCGCTCGGCCTTCGCGTACCCGCTGCCCACGGACGCCCTGGCCAACCCGGTGTGCGGCGCCCTGGGCGCCGGGACCTGGACGGACGTCACCTCGTCCACCACCGCCCCGGTGGCCGGCAGCGCGTTCGTACGGGGGTACGCGGGGCTCCACGACGTCACCTGGAGCGGGCAGGAGAACTCCTTCGCCACCAGTCGCCGGCTCGCGTTCCTCGAGGGTCTGGAACGGTACGCGGGAACTCACCGGCGCGGCGGCTCGGCACCGGTGGTCGGTTCGTACGACGAGCTGGGATCCGACGCGATCGACCCGGCGGTGTGCGGCCTGTACAGCCCGGAGACCTACCGGGACGACCCCTCGGTCGAGCCCTTCGACCCGGGCCGGCCCATTCCCTGGGAGTGGGGCTGGTCGCTGCGGGACGAGCGCGCCGTCCTGGTGCCGTCACGGCTGGTCTACTACAGCATCCCGCTGGCCGACGACAACTTCGTCTTCGAGTGCTCCAACGGCTGTGCCATCGGCGGGTGCCTGGAGGAGGCCGTCCTGGGCGGCCTCCTCGAACTCGTCGAGCGGGACTCCTTCCTGAACGGCTGGTACGGCGCGGCCCGGCTGCCCCGCATCGACCTGGAGACGGTCGGCGGTCCCACGGCGGTCGCCATGGCCGAGCGGGCCGCCCTGCAGGGCTACGACGTCCACGCCTTCGACAACCGGATCGACCTGGCGATCCCGGCCGTCACCGTGGTCGGCGTCCGCCGGGACGGGGGTCCGGGCACCCTGTCCTTCGCGGCCGCGGCCTCACTGGACCCGAGGTCCGCGGTCGAGGGGGCGCTGTCCGAGGTACTGAGCTACATCCCGCACCTGGCCCGGCAGACCGCCGAACGCCGCGACGAACTGGAGGCCATGGCCGACGACTTCTTCCTGGTGCGTCATCTGAAGGACCACCCCCAGCTCTACGGGCTGCCCCGCATGGCCGCGTATGCGCAAAGCTATCTGGAGCCGTCCGAGGCCCGCCCCTTCGACGAGGTGTACCGGGACTGGGAGAGCCACGGCCGCCCCCGCACCGGCGACCTGCGCGACGACGTCGCCGTGGTCCGGGACGAACTGGTGCGGGCGGGCCACGACGTCATCGTCGTCGACCAGACCTCGCCCGAGCAGGAACGGATGGGGCTGCGGACGGTGAGCACGGTGGTGCCGGGGCTGCTGCCGATCGACTTCGGCTGGAACCGGCAGCGGGCCCTGCTGATGCCCCGGCTGCGCACCGCGCTGCGGCGCGGCGGGCACCGGGACCGCGACCTCACCGACGCGGAGATCCGCCGGGCCCCGCACCCCTTCCCCTGAGCCCGCCTCCCGGGCCTCCCCGCACCGCGGCGGAGGCCCGGCCGTTTCCCGGAGCACGCCCATGACCTCACCGTCCCACCACGCCCCGGGCGCCGAGCACCTCCTCACCCGCGTCGGGGAGGTGCTGAAGCCCGCCCTCACGCACTACCTGGACCTGCACGCGCACCCGGAGGTGTCCGGAGCCGAGGCCCGTACCGCGGACCGCTTCGGCCGGCGCCTCGCGGCGGCCGGCTGCGAGCTCACCCACGAGGTGGGCGGCCACGGCGTCGTCGGGGTGCTCCGCAACGGGGACGGTCCCCGCGTCTGGCTGCGGGCGGAGCTGGACGCGCTCCCGATGCGCGAGCGGACCGGGCTGCCGTACGCCAGCCGCGACGACGCCATGCACGCGTGCGGCCACGACCTGCACCTGGCCGCGGCGGCCGGTGCCGCGGACCTGCTCGCCCGGCTGTCCGACCGGTGGCGGGGCACCCTGCTGGTGGTGGGGCAGCCGGCCGAGGAGACGCTGACCGGGGCCGGGGCCATGCTCCGCGACGGCCTGTACGAACGGTTCGGCAGACCCGATGTCGTCCTCGCCCAGCATGCCGCGCCGATGCCCTCCGGAACCGTCGCGCACGCGGCGGACCGGGTACCGATGGCGGCGGCCGGCGCGGTGCTCGACGTGGTGCTGCACGGACGCGGCGGTCACGTCGCCACCCCGCACCTGGCGGTGGATCCGGTCGTCACCGCGGCAGCCGTCGTCACCCGGCTCCAGAACGTCGTCGCCCGTGAGACCGCACCCGCCGACCAGGTGACGCTGACCGTGGGAACCGTGCGGGCCGGAACGGCCGCCAACGTCATACCGGACCACGCCGTGCTCGGCATCGCGGTCCGCGCGGCCGGCGAGGCGTCCCTGGACCGGGCGCTGGCCGCGGTGCGCCGCATCGTGCGCGCCGAGAGCGCCGCGGCGGGCGCGCCCCGGGAACCCGAGGTGACCGTCGCCTCCCGCTCGGCGGCCCTGCTGTGCGACCCGCACACCACCGGTTCGGTACGGCGGGCCCACACGGGGCTCCTGGGGCCCGCGCGGGTGCTGTCCTGGCCGGGATCGATGGCCACGGAGGACTTCCCCCTGTTCGGGGACGCCGGAGCCGCGATCCACGGGGAGCGCGGAATCCCGCTGGTCTACTGGATGCTGGGCGTGGCGGACCCGGACGCCTGGCACCGGACCACGTCCGACGGGATCACGTCCGACGGGGCCGCGTCCGGTGCCCCGGACGCCGCACCACCGCCGGCCCCGAACCACTCCCCGCACTTCGCCCCGCACATCGGCAGCGCCCTGCGCCCGGCGATCGCCGCGCTGACGGTCGCGGCACTCGACCGGTTCGCCGTCACGTGAACGCCGTGGTGGGTTCCAGGCGGACGAGGACGGCCTTCGACGCCGGCTGGTTGCTGAACTCGGCGACGCTGTCGAGCGGCACCAGGACCTGGGTCTCCGGGTAGTACGCGGCGGCACAGCCCCGTGCGCTCGGGTACGGGACCACCTTGAACCCCTCGGCGCGGCGCTCGGTGTCGTCCGTCCACACGCCGACCAGGTCCACCCACTGTCCCTCGGTCAGGCCGAGTTCCGCCAGGTCGCCCGGGTTGACCAGGACCACCCGGCGGCTTCCGTGGATGCCCCGGTAGCGGTCGTCGGTGCTGTAGGGAACGGTGTTCCACTGGTCGTGCGAGCGCAGGGTCTGCAGCAGCAGGTGCCCTGCGGGGACGCCCGGCGCCTCCCCGGTGTTGCGGGTGAACAGGGCCGTGCCGGTGGCGGTGTGGAACACGCCCTCGTTGACCGGGTTCGGCAGTTGGATGCCGCCGGGCCGGACCACGCGCCGGTTGTAGTCGTGCAGTCCCGGCACGATGCGGGAGATCCGGTCACGGATGGTCCCGTAGTCCGCCTCGAACCGCTCCCAGGGGACGTCGACGCGGTCGCCGAGGGTGCGGCGGGCGAGCCGGCACAGGATGGCGACCTCGCTGAGCAGCAGGGGGGAGGCCGGCCTCAGACGGCCCCGGGAGGTGTGCACCTCGCTCATCGAGTTCTCGACGGTGACGAACTGTTCCCCGTCGGCCTGGACGTCCCGTTCGGTGCGGCCGAGGGTCGGCAGGATCAGCGCGGTGTCGCCGCACACGGTGTGCGACCTGTTGAGTTTGGTCGAGATCTGGGCGGTCAGCCGGCACCTGCGCAGGGCGTCCTCGGTGACCGCGCTGTCCGGGGCGGCCCGGACGAAGTTGCCGGCCAGGCCGAGGAAGACCTTGATGCGGCCTTCGCGCATCGCCCTGATCGAGTCCACGGAGTCCAGTCCGTGGGCGCGCGGCGGGTCGAAGCCGAACTCCCGCTGGAGCGCGTCGAGGAACGAGTCCGGCATCTGCTCCCAGATGCCCACGGTGCGGTCGCCCTGCACGTTGCTGTGCCCCCGGACCGGGCAGGCGCCGGTGCCCGCCCTGCCCAGGTTCCCGCGCAGCATCAGGAAGTTCACGAACTCGCGGATGGTGGGGACGGCGTGCTTGTGCTGGGTGATGCCCATGGCCCAGCAGACGATGACGCGCCGGCTGCGCAGCACCTCGTCCCGGACCTGCTCGATCTCCTCGCGCGTCAGTCCGGTCGCGGCGGCGACGTCCTGCCAGTCGACGGCGCGCACATGTGCGGCGAACTCGTCGAAGCCGGTGGTGTGGGTGCGGATGAAGTCGTGGTCCAGCACCTGCCCCGGCCGGGCGTCCTCGGCCTCCAGCAGCAGTCGGTTCAGGCCTTGGAACAGGGCCATGTCGCCGCCGAGGCGGATGTGCAGGAAGCGGTCGGCGATCTGGGTTCCGGGGCCGACGACCCCGCGTGCTTTCTGCGGGTTCTTGAACCGCCTCAGTCCGGTTTCCGGGAGCGGGTTCACCGCGATGATGCGGGCACCGTTGTGTTTGGCCTCCTCGAGTGCGGACAGCATGCGCGGGTGGTTGCTGCCGGGGTTCTGGCCCACCAGGAAGATCAGGTCGGTGTGGTGGAGGTCGTCGAGGCTGACCGTCCCCTTGCCGGTGCCCAGCGTCTCGTGCAGGGCGAAGCCGCTGGACTCGTGGCACAGGTTGCTGCAGTCGGGCAGGTTGTTGGTGCCGAACGCCCGGGCGAAGAGCTGGTAGAGGAAGGCGGCCTCGTTGCTGGCCCGGCCCGAGGTGTAGAAGACGGCCTCGTCGGGGGAGTCGAGCGCGGTCAGCTCCTCGGCGAGCAGGCCGAGGGCGTCATGCCAGCTGATCGGCTCGTAGGTGTCGGATCCCGGCCGTTTGACCATCGGTTCGGTGAGCCGGCCCTGCTGGTTGAGCCACATGTCGGAGCGCCGGCCCAGTTCGGAGACCGGGTGGGTGCGGAAGAAGTCGGCGGTGATCCGCCGTCCCGTCGCCTCGTCGGTGATGTGTTTGGCACCGTTCTCGCAGTACTCGTTGCGGTGCCGTTTGCCCGGGGCGGGGTCGGCCCAGGCGCAGCCGGGGCAGTCGATGCCGTCGACCTGGTTCATGGTCAGCAGCGTCTCGCCGACGCGTCCGGGGGACGTCTGCTCCAGGGAGTACTCCAGGGCGTGCCGCACCGCGGGGACCCCCGCGGCCCACTTCTGGGGCGGGGTCACGGTGAGCGCGTCCTTCGGTTCTTCGCCGGGGGGCTTCTTCATCGGCTTGCCTCTCGCAGTGCACTGTTCCCACCCGTGGGTTCAGTGGGGTCGGTGGATTCAGCCGACGGGCCAGCAGGGCACCCGGCTTCTGGGCGGTTTCGGTTCCATGGGCTGTACACGTCCGTCGCGGATGATCCCGCGCCAGGCCCCGCCCGCGTCCCCCATCCCCTCGATGTACGTCTTGAACTGCCGGAGCCCGGACCGCACCACCCGGCGGGCCACCCCGGGGACGGCGGCGAGCACACCGGCGGCGCCGTGCGCCTCGGTCCGCACCCGCACGGTGATCTCCGTCGTGCCCGCCGCGGTGCTCCGGAACGACACCTCGCCGCGGTGGGAGGGCCGCCGCTCGAGAGTGCGCCAGGTCAGATGTGAGTCGGGCACCTGCTCCACGATCTCGATCCCGACCTCACGGCGCACGGGTCCGGCGCCGACGACCCATCGGGTGACGGCCGGCCTGATCTGGTCGACCCGCCGCACCCCGGCCATGAACCGGGGAAAGCTCTTGAACTGCGTCCACGCGTCGTACGCGGTCCGTACCGGGACCGTGACCTCGATCGTTTCCTCGACGGTGCGCATGACCCACCCATCTCCAGACGCCGCTCCCTCCCAGTCTCACCGCGCACCCGGCAGTCCGCCACACGGCTCACTCCGCGGCGTCCCCGTCCCGCGCGGTGATCGGAAGCAAGGAACGAGCCCGGCGAGGCAACCTGTGCGTCTACGTCCTGAACGGCACCGGCAAGATCGGAACCGACGGCCCCCACCCGAAAAGGGCACCGACACGGGCCCGCACGAGGCCGCCCGCCACATTCCCGGCGTGAGCGGGCACGAGCTGCCGTACGTGGCGAACCGGCACTTCTCGATCGTGCTGCTGAACGAGGCGACGTACGGGAGAGGGCGATCTCCTCCTCCACGCTGCTGAAGCGCCTGCGCTCGGGCTCGCGGAAGAACGCCACCTGCACCGCTTTCCGCGAGGTCGGCCGCGTGATCCGCACCGTGCGACCGCTGCGCTACCTCTCGGACGCCCCGCTGCGCCGACGGGTGACGGCGGCGACGAACAAAGTGGAGTCGTTCAACCGGTTCTGCCAGTGGATCGGGGCCGGCAACGGCGGGGTCAGCGCGGACAACGACCCGGTTGAGCAGGAGAAGGCGATGAAATTCAATGCTCTGCTCACGAACCCGGTCATCTTCCACAACGCCCTGGACGTCGACTTCACGGCGCTCGGAAGCGATGCCCCGACGAGCGAGAGCTACTCACCGTCCGCCTGAACCGAAAATCCGCCGTCCAGGAAAGCGCCCTGGTCACGGCTACTGCTTCGTGCGGCCGGCTGAGGCCATTCGGGTGTCCGCGCCGGAGCTGACGAGCCGCTGGGTCTTCTGAGGGCCGTGCCAGTCCAGGCACATCACGGTGGCATCGTCTGCGAGCCGGCCGCCGGCTGCGTCCCGTACCGCGGACGTCAGCATCAGCGCGGCCTCCCGCGGGTGCAGGTCCCGGGCGTGCTCCAGCAGAGCGGGCAGGTCGACCTTCTCCCCATGACGTTCGAGCATGCCGTCGGTCAGCATGAGCAGACGGTCACCGGGGCGCAGGTCGATGTCCTGAACCCGGTAGGGGTGGGGCGCGAGCACGGACAGCCCGAAGGGATGGTCCACTTCGCAGGTGATCGCCTCCGCGGCCCCCTCACGCATGCGCAGTGGCCAGGGATGGCCGGCGTTGACGAGCCGGGCCTGCCCGGTGTGCAGGTCGATGCGCAGCAGTTGCCCGGTGGCATGACCATGGCCGTGGTCGGCCAGGGCCTGGTCGGCCAGGTGGGCCTGGCGGGCCAGGCCTTCTCCTGCACGGCGGGCGCCGCGCAGGGCGCCCACCAGGACCGTGGCGGCCAGCGCGGCGTCGATGTCGTGGCCCATGGGGTCGGTCACCGACACGTGCAGGGTGTCGCGGTCCAGGGTGTAGTCGAAGGTGTCGCCGCTGAGGTTCTCGGAGGGCTCCAGGCTCCCGCACAGGGTGAACTGTGCGGCCTCGCAGGACAGTGACGGGGGCAGCAGCTGGTACTGGATCTCTGCTGCCAAGGTAGGGGGCCTGGAGCGTTTGCCCCAGATGTAGAAGTCGGTGAAGCGCCCGTTGGCGATCACGATATAGGCCAGGACGTGGGCGGCTTCCCCGACTGCTTCGAGGACGTCCTCACCGGGGGCGGCCGGAAGGAGCAGTTCCAGCAGCCCGATGGCATCCCCCCGGTTGGTGACCGGCACGATCACCCGCTGTCCCCGGCCGGTCTCCTCCTGGTACAGCCGCTGGGTACGGATCACCTGCTCGTAGACACTGCCGAACATGGGGATCCGCTCCGCTTCCCGCCCACCCTCCACGGCATCGGTGGTGGACAGCCGCGCCACCGCTTTCCCTGTCAGGTCCACGATAAGGAAGGAGACATTCGTGGCCTCGAGACGCCGCCGCAGGTCCTCGGCGACCACGTCGACGGCCTCCACCGGCGCGGCCGTCTCCGCTGCCGTCAGCAGCCGGGGAAGTTCACTCTGCCCACCACTCACGACCATGGTCCCTTTCGCCGACCCCCATACCAGCCTGGGAACCACAACGGCGAGCGTCAATTTTTGACCGGTCGCAGTAAGGGAAGGTGGTCACGTTGCGCGTTCGCAGAAATGAGTGGCCCTGAGAGATCAAGGACCTCCACCGGACCGTGTCCGGTTTGCTCCTGATCTCCGTTCTCACAACCTCTCGCAGGAGCGCGGCGGCCCCCGCCTTGCCTTCGCGCGGAGCGCATGGTCCGGGTTCGTCGCGGGTCTGGGGCGGGACCGGGCCTGACTCACCGCGCCCGAGGCCGTGACGCTCCGGCTCTTGTCACGACCGCCCTGCCGGTGGCGGGCCCGGCACACTCCGGCCCGCCACCGGCCACCTCGCCTCCCCGGACACGGGGGGTGTGGCGAGAGATGGGGAACGTCAGTTGCGCCAGGTGTCGTTGAGGCTGGTCTTCGCGGAGGTGGCGGTCGCGGTGCGGTTGGCGCCGCTCTCCCAGGCCACGTTCCCCGACTTGTCCTTGCGGAGGTCCTTGTACTCGAAGGAGGCGCCTTCGGGGAGTTCCACGTCCAGTTTCCACACCGGGCAGGCGGCCGGGTCGAGCTTGAGGGCGAGCGCCACGGCGGTGCTTCTACGGGCTCTGCTGGTGCTCCGGCGCATGGAGTCTCCCGTGTGAGGATGCGGGTACCCCGGGTGACGGCCGACGGATGGCTGGGAAGTCGGCCCGCTCTTGCAATATGTTGCAGAAAGATGACTGCAAGATGTTGCGGTCGTGACCGCAAGGGCAGCATTCAACTACGGTCAACCCTTTCGACGCCCCGCCTGTCCGCAGTCCATGACGTGGCGCCAGCAGGCTGCGTGGCGGACGCGTTCAGTGGTCGCGCGGCAGAAAAGTTGAAGCGAGGCCCCTTTACGGTGCTGTTCCGTGCCGGTAACTTGCCGCTGCCGTAAGAGTTTTCTGCAATTTTCCGTTCGTACTTTCACCGTCCGGGGTGCCCGAACCGCCTGTGCCCCGTCCCCCGCCCTCGCTGGAGGCACGCATGAGACGCACACGTACGCGGCTGCCCGGACGAGCACTGGCCGCAGCCGTGGCCATCGGCGCCGTACTGGGGCTGGTTTCCCTCCCTTCGGCCACCCCCTCCCCCAGGACCGCCCCCGCCGCAGCCACGGCCGACAACACGGCAACCGTCTTCTACTACACGAAGACGAAGAACTGGGACCGCCACCACCTGCACTACGCGCCCGACGGCGGCTCCTGGACCACGGTCCCCGGCGTGGCGATGGAGGCCGCCTGCACCGACTGGGTGAAGAAGACCGTCACCCTGGGGACCGCGGAAGGACTGCAGGCCACCTTCAACAACGGCTCGGGCACCTGGGACAACAACTCCGGCAGGAACTACGCCCTCGGCACGGGGAACATCACGGTCAAGGACGGCGTGATCGCCCACTCCGACCCCTGCGCCGACGGCGAGGACCCCGGTCCCACGCCGGGAGACGGCAACCAGGCCACCGTCTACTACTCCACCCGGACCCTCGGCTGGACCACCGCCAACATCCACTACCGGCCGGCGGGCGGTTCATGGACCACCGTGCCGGGCGTCGGTATGCGGGCCGCGTGCGCGGGCTGGTGGAAGAAGGACATCGACCTGGGCACGGCCGCCTCGATGAAGGCCGCGTTCAACAACGGCAACGGCGTGTGGGACAACAACAAGGGCGCCGACTACACCCTGCCCGCCGGCGTCACCACCGTCACCGACAACACGGTCACCGAGGACGCCGACGACCCGTGCGCCGACGAGGTGCCCGACACACAGGCTCCGACCGCTCCGGCCGGGGTGACCGCCCGGGCGGACGGCGTGTCCGTCGTGGTGACCTGGGAGCCGTCCACCGACGACACGGGCGTCACCGCGTACCAGGTCACCCGCACCGGCGGAACCAAGGGCGAGGTCGTGACCGACGTCCGCTCCACCGTCTTCTCCGACACGAGCCTGGAGGAGAAGACCACCTACGCCTACACCGTCCGGGCCGTGGACGCCGCCGGCAACGTCTCCGCGGCCTCGGCCGCCGCGACGGCGACCACCGGCACGAAGCCGCCGACGCCCGCCGCCGGCAAGCCGCTGGGCACCGACCCGCGCAAGGACCCGATCTACTTCGTCCTCACCGCCCGCTTCAACGACGGCGACGGCTCCAACAACCGCGGCGGCGGCCAGCACGAGAAGTCCGGCAACGCGGCCAACGACGACCCCATGTTCCGGGGCGACTTCAAGGGCCTGGTCGACAAGCTCGACTACATCAAGGGACTCGGCTTCTCCGCCGTGTGGATCACCCCGGTGGTCCTCAACCGCTCGGACTACGACTACCACGGCTACCACGGCTGGGACTTCTACCGGGTCGACCCGCGCCTGGAGTCTGCCGGCGCCTCCTACCAGGACCTCATCGACGCGGCCCACGCCAAAGACATGAAGATCTACCAGGACGTCGTCTACAACCACTCCTCCCGCTGGGGCGCCAAGGGCCTGTTCACCCCGACCGTCTACGGTGTGCGCGACTCCCAGTGGAGCTGGTACTACGACGAGAAGCAGCCCGGCTTCGAGTACGACGGTCTGACCGTCGACCCCAAGAGCGGCAAGTCGTACTACAACGGCGACCTCTGGTCCACCGCCGAGCCGTCCGGCAACACCTGCGTCAACTGGGGCAAGCCCACCGGCGCCAAGAGCCCCGAGGGCTACACCATCTACAACTGCCAGTGGCCGAGTTCCACTTCGGGCATGTTCCCTAAGGCGTACTACCACCAGTGCTGGATCGGCAACTGGGAGGGTGAGGACTCCCGTTCGTGCTGGCTGCACGAGGACCTCGCCGACTTCGACACCGAGAAGGCGCAGGTGCAGAACTACCTGATCGGCGCCTACAACAAGTACATCGACATGGGCGTCGACGGCTTCCGCGTCGACACGGCCGTCCACATCCCGCGCACCACCTGGAACCGCCGCTTCCTGCCCGCGATCCAGGAGCGCGTCACCCAGCAGCACGGTGCCGAGGCCGCGAAGAACTTCTTCGTCTTCGGCGAGGTCGCCGCCTTCGTCAACGACAAGTGGAACCGCGGCTCGGTCAACCACTCCGCGCAGTTCTTCACCTGGAAGGAACGCAAGGAGTACAGCGCCGACGACGGGCAGGCCGCCCTGGAGATGTACGACTACGAGCAGCAGCAGGGCACGGGGAACCAGCCGACCTCCACCAACGCCTTCCTGGACGGCAACGCCTACCACGCCCCCGACCGCAGCCGCTTCTCCGGCATGAACGTCATCGACATGCGCATGCACATGAACTTCGGGGACGCGAGCAACGCCTTCCACAACGGCAAGGACTCCGACGACAGTTACCACGACGCCACCTACAACGTCGTCTACGTCGACAGCCACGACTACGGCCCCAACAAGAGCAGCGAACGCTACACGGGCGGCACCGACGCCTGGGCGGAGAACATGTCCCTGATGTGGACCTTCCGCGGCATCCCCACCCTCTACTACGGCTCGGAGATCGAGTTCCAGAAGGGCAAGAAGATCGACTGCGGCCCGACTTGCCCCCTGGCCACGACCGGCCGCGCGTACTTCGGCGACCATGTCGCCGGCACCGTGAAGGCCTCCGACTTCTCCAAGGTCGACTCGGCCACCGGCATCGTCGCCACGACGTTGCAACAGCCCCTGGCCAAGCACGTACAGCGCCTGAACCAGATCCGCCGGGCCGTCCCCGCCCTCCAGATGGGCCAGTACTCCACCAACGGCATCAGCGGTGACATGGCCTTCAAGCGCCACTACACCAGCGGAGGCACGGACAGCTTCGCCCTCGTCACCGTCTCGGGCGCCGCCACCTTCACCGGCGTGCCCAACGGCACGTACCGGGACGCGGTCACCGGTGACACGAGGACCGTGTCCAACGGCACCCTCTCCGTCACCGCGCCAGGCAAGGGCAACCTGCGGGTGTACGTACTGAACGGCACCGGCAAGATCGGAGTCGACGGCCCCTACCTGAAGTAGGCGGAACCATCCCGCACGTGGGTCCGGCAGCATCTGCTGCCGGACCCGCCGCCTATCGCCCTGTCTTGGCGGTCCTCCTGGTGCACTCCGCCCACACCGTCTTGCCGCCCGGGTGGTGGGGCTCGCAGCCCCAAGCGTCGGCGAGCGAGGTGACGAGGAGCAGGCCGCGGCCGGACTCACCGTCGGCGTCCGCGTCCAGTGTCGGCGCGGGCAGGCGTTCGCCCCGCGCGTCGGTGACCTCGATGCGCAGGGTGGCGGGTGTCAGGGTGAGGGCGAGGCGTGAGTTCCTGCCCTGCACCCGGCCGTGCCGGGCCGCGTTGGCGGTCAGTTCCGCGATGAGAAGGGATGCCGTGGCCGCGCTGTCGTCTTCGGCGGTGGCGGCTTCCGGCCATCCCTGCTGCGTGGCGAGCCAGCGCTCAGCGGCATGGCGGGCGTCGTGTGCACCCCGCGCCGTGCTGGGAAACATGGTGTGGAAGTGGCTCGTGACGACGGTCGGTTCACCAGGTGCGGTGACAGTTTCCTGATTCACATCACCGAGGGTGACCGAACCGTCCTACCGTGTGCAGCAGTCCGGACGGTACGCAGAGTGACTGTCCCGGCGCGGACGGTGCGATGTACGGGCGTACGGCCATGACCTGGCCGGGGCTTCGCCGGTTCGTCCCCAGTACGAGAAGCAAGGTGGTGGTGCGGCATGACAGCGCAGCCGGGTACGGGTGTTCCCACGGGTGGCGAAACGGACGGCACCGACGAGGTCGCGGACCTGTTCCGGGCCCTCGGGCGGCAGATCAAGGTCGCCCGGGAGCGGGCCGGACTGAGCCAGAAGGAGCTGGGCGACCGGATCGGGTACGGGGAGGAGACGATCTCCTCGGTCGAGCGGGCACGGCGGACTCCTCAGCCGGAACTGCTGGTCGCGGTGGACCAGTCGCTGGAGTGCGGGGGCTTGTTGGCCTCCGCGGCGGAGGATGTGGAGCGGGCGAAGACACGGCGCCGGGTGCGGCATCCGGAGTGGTTCCGGGACTACGCCCGACTGGAGGCGGAAGCCGTGGAGCTGCGCTACTTCGCCAACCAGGCGGTACCCGGCTTGTTCCAGACCCCGGACTACGCCCGCGCCGTCTTCGCCAGCCGACAGCCGTTCTTCGACGAGGAGACCATCGAGCAGCGTGTCACCGCGAGGATGGATCGGCAGGAGCTGATGACACGGTGGCCGCCACCGACCGTGAGCGCCACCATTCAGGAGAGCATTCTGCGGCATCCCTTCGGCGGGCGAGATGTACAGCGCGGACAACTGGAACAACTGTTGCGGGCAGGGCGCATGCGTCACGTGGAGATCCAGGTGATGCCGGCCGCGAGCGAGGAACACGCAGGCATGGGCGGGCCGTTCACACTGCTCACCCCGAAGGGCAAACCGCAGGTGGCCTATCTGGAGGTCCAGCACATCAGCCGTCTCATCACTGACCAGGAAGAGGTACGCATCCTGGCCGCGAAACATGGCAGCATCCGAGGGCAGGCGCTCACCCCACGCGAATCCCTGCGCCTGATCGAGAAGATGCTGGGAGACCTATGAACACCGAACTGCCCGCACCATTGGTCTGGTTGAAGAGCAGCTACAGCGGCGACGAGGGCGGCGAGTGCCTCGAAGTCGCCCCCGACACGGCCGTCATACACGTCCGGGATTCCAAGGAACGCTGTGGGCCCCAGCTCGCGTTCGCGCGGAGCGCATGGTCCGGGTTCGTCGCGGATCTGGGGCGGGGCCGGATCTGACCCGCTTTCCCGGAAGTACGGCCGGCATGCGGCCGGCCCGGACCGCACACGCAGTCCGGGCCGGCCGGAGTCGGTTCCGGGTTCGGTTCAGCCCTG contains these protein-coding regions:
- a CDS encoding helix-turn-helix domain-containing protein, with translation MTAQPGTGVPTGGETDGTDEVADLFRALGRQIKVARERAGLSQKELGDRIGYGEETISSVERARRTPQPELLVAVDQSLECGGLLASAAEDVERAKTRRRVRHPEWFRDYARLEAEAVELRYFANQAVPGLFQTPDYARAVFASRQPFFDEETIEQRVTARMDRQELMTRWPPPTVSATIQESILRHPFGGRDVQRGQLEQLLRAGRMRHVEIQVMPAASEEHAGMGGPFTLLTPKGKPQVAYLEVQHISRLITDQEEVRILAAKHGSIRGQALTPRESLRLIEKMLGDL
- a CDS encoding DUF397 domain-containing protein, coding for MNTELPAPLVWLKSSYSGDEGGECLEVAPDTAVIHVRDSKERCGPQLAFARSAWSGFVADLGRGRI